The window TTTGCTCTTGTGATTGCCATGCTTACTATTTGTGCTTTACTTGTTTTAAATTTACTTAAAATCACACGCAAATCTTTTTATTTTATCTGCTCTTTAATCCTTTGGATAAGTGTGCTAAAAAGCGGCGTTCATGCAACTTTAGCTGGCTTGGTTACGGCATTTTTTATCCCTTTATACACCAAAGATGGTGAGCCTTTCTTAGAAGAAATTTATGAAGGTTTAAAAGCGTGGCTGGGTTTTGTGATCTTGCCTTTATTTGCTTTTGCAAATGCTGGAGTGAATTTATCAAAGATTGATTTTTCAAGCTTTTTTTCAGGCGTGAGTTTGGGTATATTTTTAGGGCTTTTTGTAGGAAAACAAGTCGGTGTATTTGCATTTAGTTACTTTAGTATCAAGCTTAAACTTACCAAACTCCCAGAAGGAGCAACTTTTAAACAGCTTTATGGGGTTTGCATACTTACGGGCATTGGCTTTACGATGAGTTTGTTTATCGATGGGCTCGCGTATGAGGTAAGCGATATTTTTAATTATGCAGATAATTTTGCCATACTTTTAGCATCTTTGTGTTCTGGAATTTTTGGCTTTGTTTATTTGAGATTTTTTGCAAAGTCTTAAATTTTAGGGCGTATTGTTAAGGGAAGTGATGAAAATTTTACAATTTGTTTTTATTGTAAGCTTAAGCTTTTTTATATCAGCTTGTTTTAGCTCTTATTCATCATATAAAACACAAAGAGGCGTTAATGCCACACCTTCAAAGCTTGAAAGCATTCGCAAAGAATGGCAAAGAACGCCGTATCGTTTGGGCGGGGTAAGCAAAAAGGGTGCGGATTGCTCTGGCTTTACTCAAAGCGTGCTTTCACAACACTTTCGCACACAAATTCCACGAACAACCGCTTTGCAGATGAAAAGCGGACAAAAAATTTCACGCAGGAATTTAAGAGCTGGGGATTTGGTGTTTTTTAGGACAGGCAGGGGACCAAATGGCTTGCATGTGGGAATTTATGTGAAAAATAATAATTTTATCCATCTCTCACCTCGCGGTGGGGCAAGAGAGGGTTCGTTAAATAGCAGTTATTGGAAACCTAAATACTTAGGTGCAAGACGATATATAAAATGAGGCAAAAATGAGAATAGGTGTATTTGACAGCGGGATTGGTGGCTTGAGCGTGTTAAAGCCTTTGCTTGAAGCGAGGTTTTTTGATGAAGTGGTGTATTATGGCGATACAGCACGCGTGCCTTACGGGGTGAAAGATAAAGAAACTATAGTGCGTTTTTCTTTGGAGGCTTTGGAATTTTTTGAGCCTTTTAACCTCGATATGCTTATCATTGCTTGCAACACAGTAAGTGCGTATGCTTTAAAAGAACTTAGAGCAAGGACTAAAATGCCTATTTTTGGTGTTATTGATGCTGGTGTAAGTGCGGTATCTAGGACTTTGCAAAACAAAAATGATGAAATTCTTATCATCGCTACTCAAGCGACGATAAAATCTAAACGCTATCAAAATCGCCTCGAAAAATTAGGCTTTTCTCATATCAAAGCTCTAGCTACAGGGCTTTTTGTGCCTATGGTTGAGGAGGGAATTTTTGAAGGAAAAGTCGTTGAAAGTGCTTTTGAATACTATTTTTCTTCTTTGCAAAGCAAGCCAAAAGCCTTGATACTTGGCTGCACTCATTTTCCACTACTTGCAAAACCCTTGCAAGAGTATTTTGGAGAAGATACCTTGCTGATTCACTCAGGACAAGCCCTTGCTGATCAACTTGAACGCAAATTCCAACTCAAAAGAAAAAACAAAAAAACAAAAGTAAGCTATTATGCTTCAAGTGATATCAAAAAGCTAAAAGAAAAAGCTAGAATTTGGCTCAAACGCTAAAAAGATTAGCTTGAGCTGGCATAGTGGCACTTATTAAAACAACTCTTAAAAAAACCTATACAATAGTCTTAACTTTTTCTCAAGCTAAGCCGATCTAGTTTTAGATGAATTTAGCAAAAGACAAGAGACAATTTTACTTTTAAAAAAACTATATTATTATTTAAATAACACAAAACAAGGAACAACGATGATAAACACAGCAAACTACAGCATCAGCTACACAAGACAAACACATATACACTCAAATGCAGAAAAACTGCTCAACAATGATACTCCCATTCAAGAAAAAGGCGCTAAAACTGATGATTTTAGTGTTTATGATCCAAGCAAAGCATACACAAAAAGACTGCATATTGATGATTTTAAAAATATGTCGGATATGGAGAAAAAACATAGACTTTTTGAGATTATGGATCAAGCACCTGAGGTTAAAGTGGCTCAAAATAGCATATGGCAAAAAATGTGGGATGGGACTTTAAGCAAGCAAGAACAAGATCTACTTAATGCAGTAACTGCTGAAAAAAAGATTTATGGCACTTTAGATAAAAACTCTTTTGATCTTGAAAAAGAACAAGATACGCTTTTAAAAACACTGACAAGTGTGCAAGAATATGCAAAAATTTGGGGCGAAATAAGCGATAAACAAAAAGAGAATTTTTTCGCTCAAGCAGAATTAGACTTTAAAGAACACTGGGAAAAAGCAAAGCAGTTATCAAAAGAAACAAGCATTTCATCAAGCCTAGATCCAATCTCAACTCAAGATATCACGCATGCTGATACTTCTTCATTTAAACCCATACAAGCTAAAAGTTCAAATCAAACTTATAAAGATCAAAGTTTAAGTGTGCTTCGAAAGCTTTTGCAAGATAAATTTGATGATTTAAATTTACTCAAAATACTCTTTGAAAACTTACAAGAAGATAAAAAACTTGATATAAGAGCATAAATTAAAAAATTTATTTTTTATCTTTAAAAATACTAAGCTAAAACTTTTTAAATCTAAACCGATTTAGTGTTAAATGAGCTTATCACTTAATTTATTTTTGTTGTGATTAATAAAGGTTATAAATGATAAATTCTATATACTCAAGCTCTTATGCAAATTTTGAAGGCGTATCAAAAAATGTATATAAGTCTAAAAATTTAAGTTCTTTGCAAAAGGCTGACGAACTTTTCAAGACTGCAAAAAGTTCTAACTTAAACCTTGTTAAGGATAAAAGTGAAGCAGTATCTAAACTGCTTGGCTATGGTGTTGATAGCGAGGGCTTTTTTACGAGTGATTTTAACGAAAATACTGGCATACCAAAAAGCTTTAAGATACATTCTAAAGAATTTGAGCTATTCGAGGCAAGAGAAGTTAATTTGATACTCACGGCAGATTATACAAGCATTGATTGGACTGAAAGTTTTACAAAGGCGTATAAGGCTTTTGAAGGGCTTATGGGAAACTTGACACAAAAATACACTCATGAACAGCTTAATAACCTTGATTTTAAAGGAGCAATTCATAATGAGTTTTTTGACAATGCCATAGATTTTCAAAAAAGACAAGAGCTTTATAATTTGCCTGATTATGATATAAGTTTTGGGGATATGAAAGCAATTTTAAGATATAAAGATGAAGATGGGTTTTTTGATAAAAGTGCGCTTTTTCACGCATATTTTAAAAGCAACTATAATAATTTTATAGTAGGTGAAACAAACATTAGAGGTAAGCTTGCTGGGCTTGATAAAAATATAAGCGAAGAAAAAGTAAGGGATTTGCGTAATTTTCTTAAAGAAAATTCAGATTTTGATACTAATGATAGCAAACTTTTAGCGCAATATCAAAAAAAAGAACTTGAGTTAATGAACTCAAATTTAAGCATAGAAGAATTTAAAAAGCAATGGCTTGAGCTTAACGAAGAAATGAAAGCTAAGGTTCAAAATTTAAAGCCTGCACAAACACAAACTGACACAAACTCAAACAAGCAAAGCAAAGAAACTCAAGATATAAAAAAGACATTTAAACCCATACAAGCTAAAAGTTCAAATCAAACTTATAAAGATCAAAGTTTAAGTGTGCTTCAAAAGCTCTTGCAAGATAAATTTGACGATTTAGATTTACTCAAAATACTCTTTGAAAACTTACAAGAAGATAAAAAACTTGATATAAGAGCGTAGGTTGCAATACCTGTTTTTAAAGCTTGTTTAAAAACTGAATTTTATATGATTTTTAGCCTCTTTGGGAGACGCTTAGATAATCGAAAAAACCTAAAATTTAAGCTTTATTTTTTTGCTATTTTTAACGCTTTTGCACTCTTTCTCAAGCCATTTTTTATACTCTTTACTGATAAAATCAGCTTTTAAAGCTACAAATTGAGGCACTTCATAGCTATGGTTTGCTTTTACAA is drawn from Campylobacter sp. MIT 12-8780 and contains these coding sequences:
- the nhaA gene encoding Na+/H+ antiporter NhaA, encoding MQALKNFVKNEAFAGVLLIIATLLALWIENGSYQGAYKNFLSLEVGFKAGEFGLFKPFLLWINDGLIAIFFFSIGLELKKEFTQGDFKNPKNITLPLFGAIGGIIVPALIFALINFNNPYALRGWAIPTATDTAFALAILLMCGKHLPASLKIFLLSLAIFDDVGAILIIAIFYTSKLSVFALVIAMLTICALLVLNLLKITRKSFYFICSLILWISVLKSGVHATLAGLVTAFFIPLYTKDGEPFLEEIYEGLKAWLGFVILPLFAFANAGVNLSKIDFSSFFSGVSLGIFLGLFVGKQVGVFAFSYFSIKLKLTKLPEGATFKQLYGVCILTGIGFTMSLFIDGLAYEVSDIFNYADNFAILLASLCSGIFGFVYLRFFAKS
- the murI gene encoding glutamate racemase; this translates as MRIGVFDSGIGGLSVLKPLLEARFFDEVVYYGDTARVPYGVKDKETIVRFSLEALEFFEPFNLDMLIIACNTVSAYALKELRARTKMPIFGVIDAGVSAVSRTLQNKNDEILIIATQATIKSKRYQNRLEKLGFSHIKALATGLFVPMVEEGIFEGKVVESAFEYYFSSLQSKPKALILGCTHFPLLAKPLQEYFGEDTLLIHSGQALADQLERKFQLKRKNKKTKVSYYASSDIKKLKEKARIWLKR
- a CDS encoding C40 family peptidase is translated as MLQFVFIVSLSFFISACFSSYSSYKTQRGVNATPSKLESIRKEWQRTPYRLGGVSKKGADCSGFTQSVLSQHFRTQIPRTTALQMKSGQKISRRNLRAGDLVFFRTGRGPNGLHVGIYVKNNNFIHLSPRGGAREGSLNSSYWKPKYLGARRYIK